A portion of the Granulosicoccus antarcticus IMCC3135 genome contains these proteins:
- the ybgF gene encoding tol-pal system protein YbgF yields the protein MNHKNISSFQPLQQLQLRAARPASRRLCTKALALACTCLLLAAKPVLAQEKPTLDKLDSRLARIERVMDQSLLDQLQRIDGLQKEIRGLRGEIENLNYDIQTLTKRNSDLYADTDRRITDLEEAQDSLGLLGGEGGLAGSGLLDETAGGLDETAATSAEVPAGVFVSEEGVSIPYSNDADFGDGPRPPGGKLRDTATQAEKAGYTRAYDLLARGQNDSAVASFDDFLKKFPDGPYSDNAWYWQGEAMYAQRSFEEALRNFGVVVNSFSNSTKVPDARLKIGFALYEQGEYEQARSILTGVQDDYPGRSAAVLARKRLQKMDREGL from the coding sequence ATGAATCACAAGAATATTTCCAGTTTCCAACCATTACAACAGCTGCAGTTGCGTGCCGCTCGCCCGGCATCCCGCCGTCTCTGTACGAAGGCGCTGGCACTGGCTTGCACCTGTCTGCTGCTGGCTGCAAAGCCGGTACTGGCTCAGGAGAAGCCAACGCTTGACAAGCTGGATAGCAGGCTGGCACGGATCGAGAGGGTCATGGATCAATCGCTGCTGGATCAGTTGCAACGCATCGATGGTCTGCAGAAGGAGATACGCGGTCTGCGTGGCGAGATAGAAAACCTGAACTACGATATCCAGACCCTGACCAAACGCAACTCCGACCTGTATGCCGATACCGATCGACGCATTACTGATCTGGAAGAGGCTCAGGACTCACTGGGATTGCTGGGTGGAGAAGGCGGGCTGGCAGGTAGTGGCTTGCTGGACGAGACGGCAGGTGGGCTTGATGAAACCGCTGCCACTAGTGCCGAGGTGCCCGCTGGCGTATTTGTATCAGAAGAAGGTGTGAGCATTCCGTACTCGAATGACGCTGATTTTGGCGACGGACCACGCCCCCCCGGCGGTAAACTGCGCGATACGGCAACCCAGGCTGAAAAAGCAGGTTACACCCGAGCCTATGACTTGCTGGCCCGTGGCCAGAATGATAGTGCAGTGGCCTCGTTTGACGATTTTCTGAAAAAGTTTCCGGATGGCCCTTACTCGGACAATGCCTGGTACTGGCAGGGTGAAGCCATGTACGCCCAGCGCAGCTTCGAAGAGGCGCTGCGAAATTTCGGAGTCGTCGTCAATTCTTTCTCCAACAGCACCAAAGTACCTGACGCACGTCTCAAAATCGGCTTCGCTCTGTACGAACAAGGCGAGTATGAACAGGCTCGAAGCATCCTTACGGGTGTGCAGGATGACTATCCCGGGCGCTCTGCAGCAGTATTAGCGAGAAAGCGTCTACAAAAAATGGATAGAGAAGGACTTTAG
- the pal gene encoding peptidoglycan-associated lipoprotein Pal, whose amino-acid sequence MSRTQLIFTVLAALSLSACGSTPARDNSALLDASTREAIVQPVTIDGLQDGSEIDPNSIAGKAPLERVIYFDYDTSELRPEFLDIVAQHGRFLAQNPEGRIRLEGHTDERGSREYNIALGEDRAKTVARMLQLQGVSSAQTRTVSYGEELPVDDSHNSDAWAKNRRVNVIYEVSIPN is encoded by the coding sequence ATGTCCAGAACTCAACTCATTTTCACTGTTCTCGCCGCCTTGTCGCTGAGTGCCTGCGGTTCCACCCCTGCGCGCGATAATTCGGCGCTACTGGACGCCAGTACCAGAGAAGCCATTGTGCAACCGGTCACCATTGATGGCTTGCAGGATGGATCAGAAATCGATCCCAACTCCATAGCCGGCAAGGCGCCGCTGGAGCGCGTCATCTATTTTGACTACGATACGTCAGAGCTGCGGCCTGAGTTTCTCGATATCGTGGCGCAGCACGGTCGCTTTCTGGCACAGAACCCTGAAGGGCGCATACGTCTGGAAGGTCATACCGATGAGCGCGGTTCCCGTGAATACAATATTGCACTGGGTGAAGATCGAGCCAAGACGGTTGCCCGCATGCTGCAGTTGCAAGGTGTGAGTTCTGCCCAGACACGTACGGTGTCCTATGGTGAAGAGTTGCCGGTGGATGACAGCCACAACAGTGATGCCTGGGCCAAGAATCGACGCGTCAATGTCATTTACGAAGTGTCCATTCCGAATTAA